In one window of Gossypium hirsutum isolate 1008001.06 chromosome A01, Gossypium_hirsutum_v2.1, whole genome shotgun sequence DNA:
- the LOC107916722 gene encoding UDP-URONIC ACID TRANSPORTER 1, protein MSSTQQPSSKKQTLFIASLIILWYSSNIGVLLLNKYLLSNYGFKFPIFLTMCHMSACAFFSYISIVFIKLVPLQPIKSRPQFLKIATLSVVFCCSVVGGNISLRYLPVSFNQAVGATTPFFTALFAYLMTFKREAWVTYAALVPVVTGVVIASGGEPAFHWFGFIMCISATAARAFKSVLQGILLSSEGEMLNSMNLLLYMSPIAVLVLVPTALIMEPNVLEVIISLGRQHRYMWLLLFINSTLAYSANLSNFLVTKHTSALTLQVLGNAKGAVAVVISILLFRNPVTAVGIGGYTMTILGVVAYGEAKRRFR, encoded by the exons ATGTCATCAACCCAACAGCCATCATCAAAAAAGCAAACCCTTTTCATAGCTTCACTCATAATCCTATGGTACTCCTCAAACATTGGAGTTCTTCTCTTAAACAAATACTTGCTCTCAAACTATGGTTTCAAATTCCCAATCTTTCTAACAATGTGTCACATGTCAGCTTGTGCTTTCTTCAGCTACATCTCCATTGTTTTCATCAAGCTTGTCCCTCTCCAACCAATCAAATCCAGGCCTCAGTTCCTAAAGATTGCTACTTTAAGTGTTGTCTTTTGTTGTTCAGTTGTTGGGGGTAATATCTCTTTGAGGTACCTCCCTGTTTCCTTTAACCAGGCTGTTGGTGCCACTACACCATTTTTCACTGCCTTGTTTGCTTACTTGATGACTTTCAAGAGAGAAGCTTGGGTTACTTATGCTGCTTTAGTCCCTGTTGTTACTGGGGTTGTCATTGCCAGTGGG GGCGAACCGGCTTTTCACTGGTTCGGATTCATTATGTGCATAAGTGCAACTGCTGCAAGGGCCTTCAAATCTGTTCTTCAGGGCATTCTGCTTTCTTCAGAAGG GGAAATGTTGAACTCGATGAATTTGCTACTATACATGTCCCCAATTGCAGTTCTAGTTTTAGTGCCTACTGCACTTATAATGGAGCCAAACGTGTTAGAAGTCATCATATCACTTGGAAGACAACATAGATACATGTGGCTGCTTCTTTTCATTAATTCCACACTCGCATATTCAGCTAACTTATCGAACTTCTTGGTGACTAAACATACAAGTGCATTGACACTCCAG GTATTAGGCAATGCAAAAGGTGCAGTGGCTGTTGTTATCTCAATACTTTTGTTTAGAAATCCCGTCACAGCTGTTGGCATTGGCGGATATACGATGACAATACTTGGCGTCGTGGCTTATGGAGAAGCAAAGCGGAGGTTTAGATAA